From Denitrovibrio acetiphilus DSM 12809, the proteins below share one genomic window:
- a CDS encoding ArsR/SmtB family transcription factor, with the protein MENKVDVFKALGDNNRLRILSMLNVRELCVCEINAVLKVSMSTISSHLKILRNAGLVTSRKDGRWIIYRLETSNGERAALIRQSLGFIAEEQDIKDDLKKLGTVSPENCSTV; encoded by the coding sequence ATGGAAAATAAAGTTGATGTTTTTAAAGCACTAGGTGACAACAACAGGCTTCGCATACTTAGCATGCTAAATGTTCGCGAGCTTTGTGTGTGTGAAATTAATGCTGTACTTAAAGTCTCAATGTCTACAATATCGTCTCACCTTAAAATATTGCGTAATGCAGGTCTTGTAACTTCCCGTAAAGATGGCAGATGGATAATCTACAGGCTTGAAACGAGTAACGGTGAGAGAGCTGCGCTTATAAGACAGAGCCTTGGTTTTATTGCCGAAGAGCAGGATATCAAGGACGATCTTAAAAAACTGGGAACTGTTTCACCTGAAAACTGTTCCACAGTCTGA
- a CDS encoding methyl-accepting chemotaxis protein, which yields MKIANKIALSTIALIIITIGIVTALSIYSIKSREKINLENFRQTEYKRVEQKLESLLDVTFESVTSTFENSTQKEYIQNVYGKRLNSVIDSTFSQIEQIYKSYQNGEVSESQAKSEAQNLVKAVRYDSGTGYIWINDTGKPYPKMIMHPIAYQLDGQILSAEKYNVAENNENLFSAMVKTVEKDKEGFVGYLWPKPGKDTPQPKLSYVRLFEPWGWVIGTGVYVDDAVDDAISNILTDVAKYKYDNGTGYFWINDTDLPEPKMVMHPIAPQLNGKPLSEKKYNVAGPNRDENIFIAMINATKKDGSGFVSYLWPKPGKDTPQPKMSYVRLFEPMNWIIGTGIYTDDIDDAIAEKTKMLAAETNKLVLKIMFIAGIMVLLGGFVTIFIAKGIAGSISSTSAILKQLSEGSGDLTKRLDAGSTGETKELSISFNKVLDNLDESFTQLIHGLAGTAESLVPIIKASDTVKYSLEETNDMASQVATAAEQMSSSISDIANNTSDAAAQNEEVVHVSRQGGEIIKRSEEISVNMRQKIEALTGEIHKLTGHATEIENVITVINDISEQTNLLALNAAIEAARAGEAGRGFAVVADEVRKLAEKTQDSTEDIRKMVKEMQGRVQTANTEAVIVSDLVIQQSEIDTQTSENFSNIMSAVESLSNNILGVSSAVDEQSAVTTEIASSIETVSMSSAKSKEELGYLSANIKSLIENIMYTSGLFSEYKLKSTSSMFAIAKLQHLIYLNKVYAVYEGTRTETADITIDHHSCAFGKFYYSKGVEIHGNLPEFKALEPIHQRVHALAATVVSNTQAGNRESARESIYELFQIAEDLMQKLNNIINDNNIK from the coding sequence ATGAAGATAGCCAACAAAATTGCTCTTAGTACAATTGCATTAATCATTATAACCATAGGAATAGTTACAGCACTCAGCATTTACAGCATAAAAAGCCGTGAAAAAATCAATCTCGAAAATTTCAGGCAAACAGAATATAAAAGAGTGGAACAAAAGCTGGAAAGTCTTCTTGACGTCACATTTGAATCTGTCACCAGCACTTTTGAAAACTCTACCCAGAAGGAATACATACAAAACGTTTACGGCAAAAGACTTAACTCTGTAATCGACTCAACGTTTTCACAGATAGAACAGATATACAAATCTTATCAGAACGGTGAAGTAAGCGAATCTCAAGCTAAAAGTGAAGCTCAGAACCTTGTCAAAGCTGTGCGTTACGACAGCGGAACGGGCTACATCTGGATTAATGACACAGGGAAACCCTACCCTAAGATGATCATGCACCCCATAGCGTACCAGCTTGACGGGCAAATACTTTCAGCAGAAAAATATAATGTCGCAGAAAATAACGAAAACCTGTTCAGCGCAATGGTCAAAACAGTCGAGAAAGACAAAGAAGGTTTTGTCGGATACCTCTGGCCTAAACCAGGTAAAGACACCCCCCAGCCAAAGTTATCGTATGTCAGACTTTTTGAACCATGGGGCTGGGTTATAGGGACAGGTGTTTATGTTGATGACGCAGTGGATGACGCTATCTCTAACATTCTGACTGATGTTGCAAAGTACAAGTACGACAACGGAACAGGATATTTCTGGATAAATGACACCGACCTGCCTGAGCCGAAAATGGTAATGCACCCAATAGCTCCGCAGCTGAACGGAAAACCGCTCTCAGAAAAAAAATACAATGTCGCCGGTCCAAACCGTGATGAGAATATTTTTATAGCCATGATAAACGCTACTAAAAAGGACGGCAGTGGCTTTGTAAGCTACCTCTGGCCCAAACCAGGCAAAGACACTCCACAACCCAAAATGTCATACGTCCGTCTGTTCGAACCGATGAACTGGATAATAGGTACCGGAATATATACAGACGATATTGATGACGCCATCGCAGAAAAAACCAAAATGCTGGCTGCCGAAACAAACAAACTCGTACTTAAAATAATGTTCATAGCGGGAATAATGGTTCTCCTTGGCGGATTTGTTACAATTTTCATAGCAAAAGGGATAGCCGGAAGCATAAGCTCTACATCAGCCATCCTTAAGCAACTTTCAGAAGGCTCTGGAGATCTCACCAAAAGGCTTGATGCAGGCAGCACAGGAGAAACCAAAGAGCTCTCCATTTCTTTTAACAAAGTACTGGACAATCTGGACGAAAGCTTTACACAGCTAATACATGGTCTCGCAGGAACAGCAGAGTCACTGGTTCCTATTATCAAGGCATCAGATACTGTTAAATATTCACTCGAAGAAACAAATGATATGGCATCACAGGTTGCAACCGCTGCAGAACAGATGAGTTCTTCCATAAGTGATATTGCGAACAACACATCAGATGCCGCCGCCCAGAACGAAGAAGTTGTCCATGTCTCCAGACAGGGGGGCGAAATAATCAAACGTTCTGAAGAAATCTCTGTAAACATGAGACAGAAAATAGAAGCTCTCACAGGTGAAATACATAAGCTTACCGGTCACGCCACAGAGATCGAAAATGTAATTACTGTAATCAATGATATATCAGAACAGACTAACCTGCTTGCTCTTAATGCTGCAATTGAGGCTGCAAGGGCAGGTGAGGCAGGCAGAGGCTTTGCCGTTGTTGCCGACGAAGTAAGAAAACTTGCCGAAAAAACTCAGGACTCAACAGAAGATATACGTAAAATGGTCAAAGAGATGCAGGGGCGCGTGCAGACAGCAAACACTGAAGCAGTGATTGTCTCTGACCTCGTTATCCAGCAGTCAGAGATCGACACACAAACATCAGAAAATTTCTCCAATATCATGAGCGCTGTGGAAAGCCTCTCCAATAATATTCTTGGTGTTTCCAGTGCCGTTGACGAACAGTCCGCTGTCACAACAGAGATAGCAAGCAGTATAGAAACAGTGTCTATGTCTTCTGCCAAATCCAAAGAAGAGCTCGGATATCTCTCTGCCAATATAAAAAGCCTCATTGAAAACATAATGTACACAAGTGGTCTCTTCAGTGAATATAAACTTAAGAGTACGTCATCTATGTTTGCAATAGCAAAACTTCAGCACCTTATATATCTGAATAAAGTTTACGCAGTATACGAAGGAACAAGAACAGAAACCGCGGACATCACTATTGACCACCATAGCTGTGCTTTTGGTAAATTCTATTACTCCAAAGGGGTTGAAATCCACGGAAACCTGCCCGAATTCAAAGCACTGGAACCGATACACCAGCGTGTACATGCCTTAGCAGCAACGGTTGTCAGCAACACTCAGGCAGGCAACAGAGAGAGTGCCAGAGAAAGCATATACGAACTTTTCCAAATAGCAGAAGATCTCATGCAGAAATTGAACAATATAATAAACGATAATAACATCAAGTAA
- a CDS encoding response regulator transcription factor: MVSHDKLGELTVLYVEDDDITREMAYRMLSKYFKVVHPASDGKEGLGKYREFRPDLIITDLSMPEMSGFEMIEKIREIDSETPIIVTTAYRSEAESIQGVSDIVYKPVNKKLLLQAVCELEL, from the coding sequence ATGGTCTCTCATGACAAATTGGGTGAATTAACTGTTCTATACGTTGAAGATGACGACATTACAAGGGAAATGGCGTACAGAATGCTGTCTAAATATTTTAAAGTTGTCCACCCTGCTTCCGACGGGAAAGAGGGGCTCGGTAAGTATAGAGAGTTCAGGCCTGATCTGATCATTACAGACCTCTCAATGCCAGAAATGAGCGGCTTTGAAATGATTGAAAAGATACGTGAAATCGATTCAGAAACTCCAATTATTGTGACGACAGCATATAGAAGCGAAGCTGAGTCTATTCAGGGCGTTAGCGATATTGTGTACAAACCTGTGAACAAGAAACTTCTGCTTCAAGCCGTTTGCGAACTCGAACTCTGA